In the genome of Methylococcus sp. EFPC2, the window CACAAGCTCGTGACGCTGGTGCGCAAAAAAATCCGACTGGAGGATCAGGCCGCCAAGAAAACGGTATTGTCCCTGGCCGACAAGGGCGTCCCCTACCGCATCGGCGTGATCACCCTGCCGACTTTTTATGAAGACTTCCAGGCCCGGCAAAACAAGGAGCCCGACTATAAGAGCGCAACGCGGGACGTGTCGCGCCTGCTGGAAGAATTGAAGGCCGAAAAAGTCGACGCCGTGCTGGTGGATCTCCGCAACAACGGCGGAGGCTCGTTGACCGAAGCGGTGGAACTGACGGGGCTGTTCGTCGGCGCCGGGCCCGTGGTTCAGCAGCGCGATGCCAGCGGGAAAGTCAACGTCGCGAAAGGCGTGGCGCCGGGTGCCGTGTGGGATGGCCCGCTCGGCGTCCTGATCAATCGCGGTTCGGCCTCGGCCTCGGAGATATTCGCCGCCGCGATCCAAGACTACCGGCGCGGACTGGTGATCGGCGAAACCAGTTTCGGCAAAGGCACGGTGCAGACCGTCGTCAACCTGAACAACGTCGCCCGCACCGAATCCCCCCAGCTCGGCGACCTGAAGCTGACCGTGGCCCAGTTCTTCCGCGTCAACGGCGGCACCACCCAACTGCGCGGCGTGACCCCGGACATCAATTTGCCCGCCACCTCGGATGCCGAGCATTTCGGCGAGTCCGCCTACGACAACGGCCTGCCCTGGATGCGTATCAAGGCCACCGACTATCGTACCTCCGCCGGCTGGGACACCCTCCTGCCCTTGCTCCAGCAGCGCCATAACCAGCGCGTCGCCAAGGACAAGGATTACCAGTATCTGCTCGAAGACATCGCCGAGTTCGATCGGCAACGTAAAAAAAACCTGATATCCCTCAACGAGAGTGAGCGGCGCAAGGAACGTGAAGCGCAGGAAGCCAAGCTGAAATCGCGCGAAAGCGCCACGCCGGACAAGTCTGCGCCTAAATCCGACACCGATATCGCCAAGGCCGACCCGGACGGGAACAAGGACGGCGACGACGAGCTGAAAAAGCAGGAGAAAAAGGCCAAGGACACCTTGTTGCGCGAGGCGGCCTACATCCTGGGCGACCAGGTTGCCCTCACCACGGAGCGCCCCGGTTTCGCCTCTCGGGCGCCGAGTAATTCCGCCCGTGAGCCCAAGAACCAGGCGCTGCAGTAAAACCGCTCATCCCCAGCCCTTACCCGCGCGGTGCGCCCTGGCGCCGCGCGAGGTGAGTGGACGTTCACCCCGTAGCCCATTCAATCCGCGATTCTCCGGTTCCACCTCGCAAGCATCCACTTGCGCCCCTCCTCCAGCACCAACAAGCCCACGGCGCAGGGCAGCATGAACAGCCAAACTTCCGGCGCGA includes:
- a CDS encoding carboxy terminal-processing peptidase translates to MNRKLIWLALAFAAAVQANAPGTEHPPYPVLKPLQQQTLAAHLTAELIGEHHYKPVALNDALSEKIFDAYLKSLDPERMLFIRADVDGWQEARTKLDDAVLTDNLDLPFAIFNLYAQRAVERYTYARSLLKTGFEFQQNDNYQFLREKEPWAKSEDEIRDLWRKRVKSDWLQLKLAGKDDKNIVEVLDKRYENFLKRIGKLKSDDAFQIFMNAYTMSVDPHTNYLGPRTKEDFGISMKLSLVGIGAVLEEKDDYATIKELMPGSPAALSEKLKAGDRIAGVAQGEKGALTDVVGWRLDDTVALIRGEADSVVVLDIVPAGANPDSEHKLVTLVRKKIRLEDQAAKKTVLSLADKGVPYRIGVITLPTFYEDFQARQNKEPDYKSATRDVSRLLEELKAEKVDAVLVDLRNNGGGSLTEAVELTGLFVGAGPVVQQRDASGKVNVAKGVAPGAVWDGPLGVLINRGSASASEIFAAAIQDYRRGLVIGETSFGKGTVQTVVNLNNVARTESPQLGDLKLTVAQFFRVNGGTTQLRGVTPDINLPATSDAEHFGESAYDNGLPWMRIKATDYRTSAGWDTLLPLLQQRHNQRVAKDKDYQYLLEDIAEFDRQRKKNLISLNESERRKEREAQEAKLKSRESATPDKSAPKSDTDIAKADPDGNKDGDDELKKQEKKAKDTLLREAAYILGDQVALTTERPGFASRAPSNSAREPKNQALQ